From a single Cyprinus carpio isolate SPL01 chromosome A3, ASM1834038v1, whole genome shotgun sequence genomic region:
- the LOC109062589 gene encoding protein LSM12 homolog B-like has translation MAAPGPGEYFSVGSHVSCITCLGQRLQGEVVAFDYPSKMLTLKCAPSSGKPNLSDVVLVNLAYVSDVDVITDRAETPPHLASLNFNKLVNRARAEKEEKLLQAYAVSAGVSVEGQQLFQAIHKTIKDCKWQEKNIIVMDDVVISPPYQVDNCKGKEGSALSHVRKIVEKYFRDMESQKSVQHSQQAQQTQKDSALSS, from the exons ATGGCGGCTCCTGGTCCAGGGGAGTATTTCAGCGTCGGGAGCCATGTCTCGTGCATCACCTGTCTGGGGCAGCGCCTGCAAGGAGAGGTCGTCGCTTTTGACTACCCTTCCAAGATGCTGACTTTGA AATGTGCCCCGTCCAGCGGTAAACCCAATCTCAGCGATGTGGTGCTTGTTAACTTGGCCTACGTGTCAGATGTGGATGTCATCACTGACCGCGCTGAAACTCCTCCCCATTTAGCATCTCTCAATTTTAACAAG CTTGTGAATAGAGCACGGGCGGAAAAGGAAGAGAAGCTGCTGCAAGCTTATGCAGTTAGTGCTGGTGTATCTGTAGAGGGCCAACAGCTGTTCCAGGCCATTCATAAAAC CATCAAAGACTGCAAATGGCAGGAGAAAAACATCATAGTGATGGATGATGTGGTCATCAGTCCGCCATACCAAGTGGACAACTGTAAAGGCAAAGAGGGCAGCGCCTTGAGCCACGTGCGGAAAATA GTCGAGAAATATTTTCGAGATATGGAGAGCCAAAAATCAGTGCAGCATTCACAGCAAGCTCAACAAACACAGAAAGACTCTGCTTTATCATCATGA
- the LOC109062587 gene encoding slit homolog 2 protein-like: MLPSIALFLLFLSPSRSSRLCSLLCRCYEHSDLVDCHARGFEDVPHGLPRGTWLLDLGGNQLREIRSRAFAGLWSLRILVLSDSSIQALQTQAFFSLSFLEKLDMSRNNLTQIPPNFSESLSSLRELRLDHNALVLLKTSGFEHLENLEKLDLSQNRIRSLEPGAFRGLSRLRHLYLQGNLLGAVRDRSFTMLPALEVLLLGNNNISRIEVNALAPLHSLSLMGLEGNHLQHLNFKTFLSLHTASTHLQLAGNPWNCDCDLHRVFSKLLSVRHLHVDDYRNVTCQEPWQLAGASLAWVDSQLCVAETVTVLVITATVIVTVFGALIMAERKRKKQKYWEQNEGEAQE, from the exons ATGTTGCCGTCCATCGCGTTGTTTTTACTCTTTCTGTCTCCGTCGAGGAGCTCGAGACTGTGTAGTCTCCTCTGCCGGTGCTATGAACACTCAGACCTGGTGGACTGCCACGCCAGGGGTTTTGAGGACGTCCCACATGGACTTCCCCGTGGCACCTGGCTCCTAGACCTGGGAGGAAACCAGCTTAGGGAGATCCGGAGTCGAGCTTTTGCTGGCCTTTGGTCTTTGCGTATATTAGTGCTCTCTGACAGCAGCATCCAGGCTCTTCAAACACAG gcttttttctctctgtccttcctGGAGAAGCTAGACATGAGCCGTAATAACCTCACTCAGATCCCTCCTAACTTCTCAGAGAGCCTGTCTTCTCTGCGTGAGTTGCGTCTGGACCACAATGCACTGGTTCTGTTGAAAACTTCAGGCTTTGAACATCTGGAGAACCTTGAGAAGCTGGACCTCAGCCAAAATCGTATCCGATCTCTTGAACCAGGTGCGTTCCGTGGCCTGTCCCGTCTGCGCCACCTTTACCTCCAAGGGAACCTCCTGGGTGCTGTGCGAGACAGATCCTTCACCATGCTGCCTGCCCTGGAAGTTCTGCTCCTGGGGAATAACAACATCTCTCGGATCGAGGTCAATGCACTAGCACCATTACACAGTCTGTCTCTTATGGGTTTGGAGGGGAATCATCTGCAACATCTAAACTTCAAGACGTTCCTGAGCTTGCACACGGCTTCAACACACCTGCAGCTGGCTGGGAACCCTTGGAACTGTGACTGCGACCTGCACCGTGTCTTCAGCAAGCTGCTCAGTGTGCGGCACCTCCACGTGGACGACTATCGCAACGTAACTTGTCAGGAGCCTTGGCAGCTCGCCGGAGCATCTTTGGCTTGGGTGGACAGCCAGTTGTGTGTGGCTGAGACTGTTACTGTGTTAGTCATCACCGCTACTGTGATTGTGACTGTTTTTGGTGCCTTGATCATGGCGGAGAGAAAACGCAAGAAACAAAAATACTGGGAACAGAATGAGGGGGAAGCACAAGAGTAA